Part of the Chloroflexota bacterium genome is shown below.
ATCAAAGGCCCGCTTGTAGTCGCAGGCTGGCACCATAGGCAAGACGCTCCTACCATCGGTGAAGGCCAGCAGGCTCACCTCCTTGCCGTTGAGGCACTCCTCGATGATGACTCTGTCGCCGGCAGCACCGAGCGTCTTCTTCTCCATCATGTCAGATATTGCTTCCAGGGCTTTCTCCTGCGAAGCGGCCACGGTGACTCCCTTGCCTGCCGCCAGGCCATCGGCCTTGATGACTATAGGGGCCAGATGTGACTTGACATAATCCCTGGCCTTTAACACCGAAGAGAACACCTCACCCCTGGCGCAGGGGATGCCGTATTTCTGCATTAGCTCTTTGCTGAAAACCTTGCTGGATTCCAGCCGTGTCGCCGCCTGAGTAGGCCCGAAGATGGGCAGGCCCAGGCTTTGAAAGAGGTCAACGATACCCAGAGAGAGCGGTACTTCGGGGCCGACCACTGTCAAATCAATACGGTATTCCTGAGCTGCCTCAGCCATAGCTTTGATGCTGGTCGGAACGATGCTCAGATTGTGAGCGATAGCCTGGGTGCCGGCGTTTCCTGGTGCAACATAGATTTCATCTACTTTAGGGCTTTGCCTGAGCTTCCACACCAGGGCATGCTCCCGGGCACCACCCCCGACAACCATCACCTTCAAGACCCTGCCTCCCCCGACCGACGCATTTTCGACCTGATAGCCGAATACCTGAAAGCAGTAGCCAGTGCCTTTACAGATGTCTCGCAGTCCGGATAAGCCGGAAATCCCAGAGCCTCCAGGTCGCGAATCATTTCCTCCGCTCCGGACAAGCTAGGATTGGGGACCCAGAAAGCCATGGTCTTGGAATTCCGTTCTCGAAGAGGCCCAAAGAACTCCGAGACCTCCCCCCGCAACGCCCAGGGGCAGACCCCAGAAACGCAATCGACATTCTCGTCTTCCAGTACGGCCTCAATCATCCCCCGCAGATACGGGGCCATGCGCCCCATGTAGGCTGGGAGCGCTGGCCCAAGGTCAACGGGATTGCTGGCCAGCACTGGTGATATCTTGGCCAGCCTGTCCCTGGTCTTGGGGGATAGCCTGGCCAGGGTCAAGCCATGTTGCACTGCGGTATCTATCCCCATCACCCCGGCCCCGCCAGAAAAAGTAATGATTGCCAAACGGTTACCGGCTGGCAGCGGTTGGGCGGCAAACACCTTAGGAAGATCGATAAGGTCTTTGAAGGTGTCCACGCGGATCGCCCCCGTCTGCCTGAAAGCGCCCTCGTAGACCTGATCTTCACCGGCTAACGACCCGGTGTGAGAGGTCATGGCCTCTTTGCTCTCTCTGGTCTTCCCTGGCTTGAGGATGAGCACCGGCTTCTTGGGGACTACCTTTCTCAGCGCGTCCATAAAGGCAGGCCCGTCTCTTATCCCCTCGATATGCATGCCAATGACCTTCGTCTGAGAGTCTTCGGCCAGGTATTCCAGGAGGTCAACCTCGTCAATATCGCACTTGTTGCCGAAGTCACAGATCTTGCTAATGCCGTATCTCATGTCTTCCAGAGGGAGAGCTTGAGGCCCGATCAGCCCGGTCTGGCTGCAAAGAGCAATGGAACCGCTGAAAATCTTTTCATACAATACCCGATAAGGGGTGGTCACTACTCCTGTGGCCGGATTGGTTACACCGACTGTATTCGGGCCCAGGAGGCGCACCCCCCCGCCCCGGGCGATCTCCTCCACCCGGTGCTGTAGCCCAACTCCCTCTTCATTTCTCTCAGAAAACCCGTCCGCTACTATAATGGCCACCTTCACCCTTTTCTGCACGCAGTCTTCGATAATTTCGGGGACCGTCTGGGCGGAAGTCATTATCACTGCCAGGTCAAGGCTATCAGGAATCTCTTTTACCCTGGGATAAACCTTCAGCCCAAGAACCGTGTCGTACTGGGGATTGACGGGATAAACCTTGCCCTGAAACCCGAAACTAAGCAGATTCTTCACCGTCACATAGCCGCCAAACCGCCCCTCCCTGAGCGAGCCAACTACAGCTATACTCCGGGGATCGAAGAGGGTGGCGATGGCGTCCCCGTGCTTGGAATGTCGCGTAGTTTGCTTCACCGGTCTCTATTATTCCCACTCGATGGTGGCGGGTGGCTTGGAAGAGATGTCATACACCACGCGATTGACCTGAGGTACTTCGTTGACGATGCGGTTAGAGATTCGAGCCAAAAGGTCGTATGGCAACTGTGCCCAGTCAGCCGTCATGGCATCCTCGCTAGTCACTGCTCGGACAGCTACCAGATATCCGTAGGTCCTGTAGTCTCCCATTACCCCCACACTCTGGACTCCAGGGAGTACAGCGAAGCTTTGCCATAGCTGCCGGTATAACCCCGCATTCTTGATCTCACTCATCAGAATCCAATCGGCTGCTCTCAAAATCTCGAGACGCTCTCTGGTTACCTCGCCAATGATGCGAACCGAAAGGCCCGGGCCAGGGAAGGGCTGGCGCCATACTACGTCTTCTGGCAGTCCCAAAGCCAGTCCCACTTCCCTCACTTCGTCCTTGAACAGGTTGCGCAGAGGCTCCAGCAACGTGAGGGACATCCTGGCTGGCAGCCCGCCCACATTATGATGGGACTTGATTCTGGCCGAAGCCTTAAGGTCAGGGGTAGTGCTTTCGATAACATCAGGGTAGAGGGTTCCCTGGGCCAGGAGGTCTACTTTGCCTATCTTGGCCGCTTCTTCCTCGAAGACGCGGATGAATTCTTCTCCGACGATATGGCGTTTCTTCTCCGGATCGGTCACTCCTGCCAGGCGATTTAGGAACCTGTCAGTG
Proteins encoded:
- the purD gene encoding phosphoribosylamine--glycine ligase, coding for MKVMVVGGGAREHALVWKLRQSPKVDEIYVAPGNAGTQAIAHNLSIVPTSIKAMAEAAQEYRIDLTVVGPEVPLSLGIVDLFQSLGLPIFGPTQAATRLESSKVFSKELMQKYGIPCARGEVFSSVLKARDYVKSHLAPIVIKADGLAAGKGVTVAASQEKALEAISDMMEKKTLGAAGDRVIIEECLNGKEVSLLAFTDGRSVLPMVPACDYKRAFDGDQGPNTGGMGSYSPPGFFDQSRVEEVQRTILEPAVQAIAQEGTPYRGVLYAGLMVTSDGVKVLEFNARFGDPETQVILPRLKTDLMDVMIAVIQGKLEGAKIEWGDEACVGVVMASAGYPGSYKTGFPITGLDKLESDILVFHAGTKEKDGVVTDGGRVLTVAARGSTLGEARARVYSNLPRIHFEGCHYRRDIAAGRD